Proteins co-encoded in one Gracilimonas sediminicola genomic window:
- a CDS encoding SulP family inorganic anion transporter: protein MKKLLRKYLPILEVLSNYDISKLKNDIVAGATVGVVLIPQGMAYAIIAGVPPIYGLYAGLLPLFIYPLFGTSRHISIGPVAIDMLILAAGLGILAGDDLTQKAILAVMIAVLTGILQVLMGVFKLGFAFNLFSRPVISGFTIAAPIIIIASQMGTLLNIDIPNTQYIYEIFYHLSGHFDQVHFPSLALSIAFICFLAGMKRFYSHLPESVILVGLTILVVSFVNIADFGISQIGEIPSGLPDFALHSTSYEEIKSLLPNALTLALIQFMTVASLSKSFARKHGYTVNPNQELIAIGSSNIVGGLFQSLPVSSSFSRSAIAEQAGAKTSINNIFAGILILLTLLFLTSLFEVLPEPLLGAIIVVSVSSLIDIKELRFLINTKRRDAVVAFITFASVLVIGIQEGIIIGIIASVLALLIKMSKPTVAELGLIPDTRDFKNISRFDNAKKIPGVLILRIDASFSFVNAEFFKNYILEESMNRNTSPKYVIIDGSTIGDLDVSAIDTLMMIIETLNKYGIELYLSGLIGPVRDVIRRSEIGAFVKSDRIYSTVHEAVKAALRKQDLGDEGSRLSDYSNHSA, encoded by the coding sequence ATGAAGAAATTGCTTAGAAAATACTTACCCATTCTCGAGGTACTCAGCAACTACGATATCAGCAAGCTGAAAAACGATATTGTAGCCGGAGCTACCGTAGGCGTTGTATTGATTCCTCAGGGTATGGCTTATGCCATAATCGCCGGCGTACCTCCAATTTATGGACTGTATGCCGGGCTTTTACCGCTTTTCATTTATCCGCTTTTCGGGACCTCCCGACATATTTCAATCGGACCGGTAGCCATCGACATGCTTATTCTGGCAGCAGGATTAGGTATTCTTGCCGGAGATGATCTCACTCAAAAGGCAATTCTCGCCGTTATGATTGCCGTGCTGACCGGGATCTTACAAGTATTGATGGGAGTATTTAAGCTTGGCTTTGCCTTCAACCTGTTCTCGAGACCGGTCATATCCGGATTCACCATCGCAGCCCCCATTATCATCATTGCCAGCCAGATGGGAACGCTGCTTAATATTGATATTCCAAACACTCAGTATATTTATGAGATTTTTTATCACCTGTCGGGCCATTTTGACCAGGTTCATTTTCCATCGCTGGCACTGTCTATTGCGTTTATTTGTTTTTTAGCAGGGATGAAAAGGTTCTACTCCCATCTGCCGGAGTCAGTGATTCTGGTTGGGCTTACCATACTGGTTGTTTCTTTTGTAAACATAGCTGATTTCGGTATTTCTCAAATTGGAGAAATCCCTTCCGGACTTCCTGATTTCGCTTTACACAGCACCAGTTATGAGGAGATAAAATCACTGTTGCCCAACGCTTTAACGCTGGCACTTATCCAGTTTATGACCGTAGCATCTTTGTCAAAATCATTTGCCCGAAAGCACGGCTATACCGTAAATCCTAATCAGGAACTCATCGCGATTGGAAGCAGTAATATCGTGGGCGGATTGTTTCAATCGTTGCCGGTTTCTTCCAGTTTTTCCCGGTCAGCCATCGCCGAACAGGCCGGGGCGAAAACTTCCATTAATAATATATTTGCAGGAATACTCATTTTGCTAACCCTCCTGTTTTTAACCTCTCTTTTTGAGGTGCTTCCCGAACCTTTGCTTGGGGCCATCATCGTGGTATCCGTGAGCAGCCTGATTGACATCAAAGAGCTGCGGTTCCTGATTAATACAAAGCGCAGAGACGCTGTGGTAGCTTTTATCACCTTTGCCAGCGTATTGGTTATTGGGATTCAGGAAGGCATTATTATTGGCATTATTGCCTCGGTGCTGGCTCTACTCATCAAAATGAGTAAGCCTACGGTTGCAGAGCTCGGGTTAATACCGGATACCCGTGATTTCAAGAATATTTCCCGGTTCGATAACGCCAAGAAGATTCCCGGTGTACTAATTCTCCGTATCGACGCTTCCTTTTCATTCGTAAATGCCGAATTCTTCAAGAACTACATTCTGGAAGAAAGCATGAACCGAAACACCTCTCCCAAATATGTGATTATAGACGGCAGTACTATCGGTGACCTGGACGTTTCAGCAATTGATACGCTCATGATGATCATCGAAACGCTTAACAAGTATGGCATAGAGCTGTATTTATCAGGATTAATCGGACCGGTAAGAGATGTAATACGCCGGTCAGAAATTGGTGCGTTTGTGAAAAGTGACCGAATATACAGCACCGTCCATGAAGCCGTTAAAGCTGCTCTCAGAAAGCAGGACTTGGGTGATGAAGGTTCAAGGCTATCCGATTATTCCAACCACAGCGCCTGA
- a CDS encoding SLC13 family permease, whose protein sequence is MFGISLEIWFVYSLIVLAVFLFVNKRISFDVTSLILLATLVVSGILTPAEGLSGFSNTATVTIACMFILSEGLRRTGALNIVGDWFFKLSQLNYRMAIFIIMMTIGVISAFINNTAAVAIFIPVIIGLSKDLGESASKLLMPMSFAAMFGGVCTLIGTSTNLLVDSIATENGLAGFGMFEFAPVGIIFFAAGFLYLFTMGINLIPERRKDQELTDTFEMQCYLTDVILNAQSPFVDTPLKNTKLIQDLDLDIVEVFDKDGTSKTDRESITLEAEDVLRIRGSVKEINKLLNREDVLIKPSEHWEDKDFEMGNAQLVEAVIAPESSYDGMPLRDIEFYELYEAQVLAIRQKGKVQQDKLSDIRLQSGTSVLLYAKKERVNDIKTAEEFVLATEIDIPDLNQSKIPVAIAIILGVVGTAAFGLLPIVASAICGVILMILSGCLTNEEAYQSINWKVIFLLGGVLPLGVAMQKTGAAQLLADTLITNLEAFGPTAVLSAFFFLSMMLTNLISNQATAALLAPIAIEASTSIGVNAEPLLVAVTMAASLSFMSPIGYQTNTMIFGPGQYRFMDFVKVGTPLNLLFWIIGTFAIPLFWSF, encoded by the coding sequence ATGTTCGGAATTTCACTTGAAATTTGGTTCGTTTACAGTCTCATTGTTTTAGCTGTATTCCTTTTTGTGAATAAGCGGATTTCGTTTGATGTAACTTCCCTTATCCTGCTTGCCACATTGGTTGTATCCGGCATTCTAACCCCGGCTGAGGGGCTCTCTGGATTCAGCAACACGGCTACGGTTACCATTGCCTGTATGTTTATCCTCAGCGAGGGACTAAGGCGTACCGGAGCACTTAACATTGTAGGTGACTGGTTTTTTAAGCTGAGCCAATTGAATTACCGCATGGCTATTTTCATCATTATGATGACCATCGGAGTGATATCTGCCTTTATTAATAACACGGCAGCAGTAGCTATTTTTATTCCGGTGATAATCGGGCTTTCTAAAGACCTGGGTGAAAGTGCCTCGAAGTTATTGATGCCTATGTCTTTTGCCGCGATGTTTGGCGGTGTTTGCACGCTCATCGGTACTTCCACAAACCTGCTGGTAGATTCCATAGCTACCGAAAACGGGCTGGCCGGTTTTGGAATGTTTGAATTTGCCCCGGTCGGCATCATCTTTTTTGCAGCCGGTTTTCTATATCTGTTCACCATGGGAATCAACCTGATTCCTGAGCGGCGCAAAGACCAGGAGCTGACTGATACCTTCGAAATGCAGTGTTACCTTACTGACGTTATCCTGAATGCCCAGTCCCCTTTTGTGGATACTCCGTTAAAAAATACCAAACTAATCCAGGACCTGGATCTTGATATCGTTGAGGTTTTTGATAAAGATGGAACCTCTAAAACAGACCGTGAAAGTATTACCCTGGAAGCTGAAGATGTGCTCAGAATTCGCGGAAGCGTAAAGGAAATCAACAAGCTGTTGAATCGTGAAGATGTGCTCATAAAACCTTCCGAGCACTGGGAAGATAAGGATTTTGAGATGGGTAATGCCCAGCTGGTTGAGGCGGTAATTGCACCGGAATCTTCTTATGACGGAATGCCCCTGCGTGATATTGAATTCTACGAATTATATGAGGCACAGGTTCTTGCAATCCGGCAAAAAGGTAAAGTTCAGCAGGATAAACTATCTGATATTCGCTTGCAAAGCGGGACTTCTGTTTTGCTTTACGCTAAAAAGGAACGGGTAAATGACATTAAAACGGCAGAAGAATTTGTACTTGCAACCGAAATTGACATTCCGGATTTAAACCAATCCAAAATTCCTGTAGCCATAGCCATTATTCTTGGAGTTGTTGGGACAGCCGCTTTTGGTTTGCTGCCCATTGTAGCAAGTGCAATTTGCGGGGTGATACTGATGATTTTGTCGGGCTGCCTGACCAACGAAGAGGCCTATCAAAGCATCAACTGGAAAGTGATCTTTCTTTTGGGCGGGGTTCTGCCTCTGGGAGTGGCCATGCAAAAGACCGGTGCCGCACAGCTATTGGCAGATACCTTAATCACAAACCTTGAGGCTTTTGGTCCAACTGCAGTGCTGTCCGCCTTTTTCTTTCTCTCCATGATGCTCACCAACCTGATTTCCAATCAGGCTACAGCCGCCCTGCTCGCCCCTATTGCCATTGAAGCCTCCACCAGCATTGGTGTGAATGCAGAACCTCTGTTGGTGGCTGTAACCATGGCTGCGTCGCTTAGTTTTATGTCGCCCATTGGTTACCAAACTAATACCATGATTTTTGGCCCGGGGCAGTATCGTTTCATGGATTTTGTAAAAGTCGGAACCCCGCTTAACCTGTTGTTCTGGATTATCGGTACCTTTGCCATCCCGTTATTTTGGTCGTTTTAA
- the greA gene encoding transcription elongation factor GreA has protein sequence MSKVQYLTQEGYDKLEAELKDLKTRGRREIAEEIAEARAKGDLSENAEYDAAKEAQGHMEDRITKLEDALANARVLDKSELDLSKVRVLTTVTILNKKMGKEMKYTLVSPNEADFAAGKISVDSPIGQALMGREIGETVEVDVPAGKLELEVKNIEI, from the coding sequence ATGAGCAAAGTTCAATACCTCACACAAGAAGGTTACGACAAATTGGAAGCGGAACTGAAAGATCTTAAAACCCGCGGACGACGAGAGATTGCAGAAGAGATAGCAGAAGCCCGCGCCAAAGGGGATTTGAGTGAGAATGCAGAATATGATGCGGCCAAAGAGGCACAGGGACACATGGAAGACCGTATCACCAAGCTTGAGGACGCTCTTGCAAACGCCCGGGTATTGGATAAAAGTGAGCTTGATCTTTCCAAAGTGAGGGTACTTACAACCGTTACCATCCTGAATAAGAAAATGGGCAAGGAGATGAAGTACACCCTCGTTTCTCCTAATGAAGCCGATTTTGCAGCCGGTAAAATTTCCGTTGACTCTCCGATTGGGCAGGCTTTAATGGGACGTGAAATTGGTGAAACGGTAGAGGTGGACGTACCGGCCGGTAAGCTCGAACTGGAAGTGAAAAACATCGAAATCTGA
- a CDS encoding NUDIX hydrolase, with the protein MKKLIDVYPYKMKGGQPLFLIFKRSSEKIYGNQWRMVGGKVKEGESSWEGALRELKEETGLVPVKFWTIPSVNQFYEAKSDTTHTIPAFAAELSGNEEITLDDEHSEYKWVSIEGIEPYISWPEQRRLMKMTHDILTDQFLQILPEWIIDIS; encoded by the coding sequence ATGAAAAAGCTCATTGATGTGTATCCGTATAAGATGAAGGGAGGGCAACCTCTTTTCCTGATCTTTAAGCGGTCATCCGAAAAAATCTACGGAAATCAATGGCGCATGGTGGGCGGTAAAGTGAAAGAGGGGGAATCGAGCTGGGAGGGAGCCCTTCGCGAACTCAAGGAAGAAACCGGCCTTGTTCCGGTGAAATTCTGGACCATCCCTTCAGTAAACCAGTTTTATGAAGCAAAATCAGATACCACTCATACCATACCGGCTTTTGCAGCTGAGCTGAGTGGAAACGAAGAAATTACGCTTGATGACGAACATTCTGAATATAAATGGGTTAGTATTGAAGGTATAGAGCCTTACATAAGCTGGCCGGAACAGCGCAGACTCATGAAGATGACGCACGACATTTTAACCGATCAATTCCTTCAAATACTTCCAGAGTGGATAATCGATATTTCTTAA
- a CDS encoding acetate/propionate family kinase: MKTLVINCGSSSIKYQLINTENKACLCKGLVERIGAVTSIIKQEFKDEKPLKKSMVIENHAAALKKIMELLIEADNDYLQSLDEIEAVGHRVVHGGETFKDSVLIDEDVEEAIQQAFDIAPLHNPPNLEGIRAAKKHLPNVPHVAVFDTAFHHSIPQHAYLYGIPNRLYRRYKIRKYGFHGTSHYYVSRQYHKISDKPKKGSKVITCHLGNGCSVTAIKDGNSYDTSMGFSPLEGLVMGTRSGDIDPSILFYLIEKEELSLANVHALLNKHSGLLGLSGYAADMRDLLDEAESGDRRSNEAIDVFCYRVKKYIGSYIAALNGVDAIIFTGGIGENAAPIREKILGDMQYAGIEIDGEKNGNLNGDTKISSDTSQVDVHVIPTNEELVIAIDSAKIATASKQTPWA, from the coding sequence ATGAAAACCCTTGTAATAAACTGCGGCAGTTCGTCGATTAAGTATCAGCTCATAAACACAGAAAATAAAGCATGCCTTTGTAAGGGGTTAGTGGAACGAATTGGTGCCGTAACCTCCATTATTAAGCAAGAGTTTAAGGACGAAAAGCCGCTCAAAAAATCCATGGTGATTGAGAATCACGCGGCTGCGCTCAAAAAGATTATGGAGCTTTTGATTGAGGCAGATAACGATTACCTGCAATCGCTGGATGAAATTGAGGCTGTAGGCCACAGGGTTGTGCACGGAGGAGAAACGTTCAAAGATTCTGTGCTTATTGATGAGGATGTGGAAGAGGCCATCCAACAGGCATTTGATATAGCCCCGCTGCACAATCCTCCAAACCTGGAAGGTATTCGCGCTGCCAAGAAACACCTGCCAAATGTGCCGCATGTTGCTGTTTTTGATACGGCTTTTCATCACTCCATACCGCAGCACGCCTATTTATATGGAATCCCAAACCGGCTTTACCGGCGGTATAAGATCAGGAAGTACGGCTTTCACGGAACCTCTCATTATTATGTTAGCCGCCAGTATCACAAAATTTCAGATAAACCCAAGAAAGGTTCTAAAGTTATTACCTGTCATTTGGGAAATGGATGCTCGGTCACAGCCATAAAAGACGGAAATTCATATGATACCAGCATGGGATTCTCCCCGCTTGAAGGGCTGGTAATGGGAACCCGAAGCGGAGACATCGACCCGTCTATCTTGTTCTACCTCATAGAGAAAGAGGAATTATCTCTTGCAAATGTTCACGCATTGCTAAATAAACATAGCGGGCTTTTAGGGCTCAGCGGTTATGCAGCCGACATGCGGGATTTGCTGGATGAGGCAGAAAGCGGTGACCGAAGAAGTAACGAAGCCATTGATGTGTTTTGTTATCGGGTCAAAAAATATATCGGTTCGTATATTGCAGCACTGAATGGGGTGGATGCCATTATTTTTACCGGGGGAATTGGTGAAAATGCAGCCCCGATTCGGGAAAAAATATTGGGCGACATGCAGTATGCCGGCATCGAAATTGACGGTGAAAAGAATGGAAACCTGAATGGTGATACCAAGATCAGTTCGGATACTTCCCAGGTTGACGTTCACGTTATCCCAACAAACGAAGAACTTGTGATAGCCATTGACTCGGCTAAGATTGCCACGGCTTCAAAACAAACTCCATGGGCTTAA
- a CDS encoding caspase family protein produces MALISALLFQGCSSTSWVVVDDQALDINDYELISSRYYLESTNGITPNQPLIHFDLKSINTYEYAERVKTERYIQRYRPRIGYVLLGAAGAGLSYYAAFSDQLLDRPTDEQRYALMGAGTLLTGLSFLNMKPVGEPTRTGESRLLRQTGTATEIDTTNARPYNTDNPGIRISYNNRVLVENKEWDFNGGRISINLAEEIDAGIFGENPAHNIVVEAFYDSLSQRKEVPVPSVFEQFVVVDVQITALRNEAESNPGNILTDLAEGSQLKLVSEEGDWYKVLYGISETWVSANDVRMIWRPSEFASDLSVIAIPNVPFGSVDVERNIPVLGRSSLNSGAFILSNNQYEGELSERIYGQRDAKLMEEYFIQGFGVRSTRVIKAMNATSDLMVERAYSRLAATLSDSRHNLNVYINGYAEIRDGQVYLLGSELNEDGEIQLIDLQKLFRAFNNLDLNSIKVFADLDILNDDGSTQALEDLASIITDRNFASAVFFASRPDQRSGIYSSTNGEQNRHSIFTYYLAEAIKQRNMSMNAIFGHLERNVPFTSRSLYEQPQNPLFFGNRELELLN; encoded by the coding sequence ATGGCCTTGATTTCAGCGTTGCTGTTTCAGGGATGTTCCAGTACCAGCTGGGTAGTGGTAGATGATCAGGCTTTGGATATCAATGACTATGAACTCATCTCGTCCCGGTACTACCTGGAAAGCACCAATGGTATCACCCCAAACCAACCACTCATTCATTTTGACCTGAAATCGATTAACACCTATGAGTATGCGGAAAGGGTTAAAACGGAGCGCTACATTCAGCGGTACAGGCCAAGGATTGGATATGTGTTGTTGGGGGCGGCAGGAGCCGGGCTTTCGTATTACGCAGCTTTTTCTGACCAACTGCTGGACCGACCGACCGATGAACAGCGGTATGCCCTTATGGGAGCCGGGACGCTACTCACTGGCTTATCTTTTTTGAATATGAAACCAGTTGGTGAGCCTACAAGGACAGGGGAGAGCCGGCTTTTACGACAAACCGGAACTGCTACCGAAATTGATACCACGAATGCCCGACCCTATAACACCGACAATCCGGGCATCCGAATATCGTACAATAACCGGGTGTTGGTTGAGAATAAGGAATGGGATTTTAACGGCGGACGGATTTCCATAAATCTTGCCGAAGAAATAGATGCCGGGATATTTGGGGAAAACCCCGCTCACAATATTGTGGTTGAGGCTTTTTATGATTCACTTTCACAAAGAAAAGAAGTCCCTGTTCCATCCGTATTTGAACAGTTTGTGGTGGTGGATGTTCAGATAACCGCCCTCAGAAATGAGGCGGAATCGAATCCGGGAAATATTTTAACCGACCTTGCCGAAGGTAGTCAGCTTAAACTGGTTTCTGAAGAAGGAGATTGGTACAAAGTGTTGTATGGTATTTCTGAGACTTGGGTGTCTGCCAACGACGTACGCATGATTTGGCGCCCTTCTGAATTTGCATCCGATCTTTCGGTGATCGCTATTCCAAATGTTCCTTTCGGTTCGGTTGATGTGGAACGGAACATTCCGGTATTGGGGAGAAGCTCACTCAACTCCGGTGCTTTTATATTGTCCAACAACCAGTACGAAGGGGAGCTGTCGGAGCGGATTTATGGACAGCGTGATGCCAAGTTGATGGAAGAGTATTTTATCCAGGGATTTGGGGTTCGCAGTACCCGGGTTATAAAAGCTATGAACGCCACCAGTGATCTTATGGTAGAAAGAGCCTATTCCAGGCTGGCTGCCACCCTGAGCGATTCCCGCCACAACCTGAATGTGTATATAAATGGATATGCAGAAATCAGGGACGGACAGGTTTACTTATTGGGAAGTGAATTAAATGAAGATGGTGAAATTCAGCTGATAGATCTTCAAAAACTGTTTCGGGCATTTAATAATCTGGACCTGAATTCCATAAAGGTTTTTGCCGACCTGGATATTCTTAACGATGACGGTTCAACACAGGCTCTTGAAGACCTGGCATCTATTATAACAGACCGAAATTTTGCCTCTGCAGTGTTTTTTGCCTCCCGTCCCGATCAGCGTTCCGGTATTTACTCCTCAACCAATGGCGAGCAAAACCGCCACAGCATATTTACCTACTACTTAGCTGAGGCGATTAAGCAACGAAATATGTCGATGAATGCCATTTTCGGCCACCTTGAGCGGAATGTGCCCTTCACTTCACGAAGTTTGTACGAGCAGCCGCAGAATCCATTGTTTTTTGGGAACAGAGAGCTTGAGCTTCTGAACTGA
- the pta gene encoding phosphate acetyltransferase — protein sequence MDIIEDIRSRSKSSLRTIVFPRSSDKRIIKAAEYLKENKLAKPILIQNEGAGIPEGLDFIDPVSDENLKKYARAFYERRKHKGLTEAEAIDVIKDPLFFAAAMVAAGDADGCVAGSVSTTGDVLRAAIQTIGLKPGSNVVSSVFLMSFDDGRVFTYGDCAVVPYPNAEQLATIAMDSAQTHKKVTGQAPRVSMLSFSTKGSAQHERIDLVREALEIVKSHNLDFPIDGELQFDASIIPDIAKRKAPDSEVAGKANVFIFPNLDAGNISYKITERLAGATATGPIIQGLAKPMMDLSRGCSWEDIVNTACVCSLMGSN from the coding sequence ATGGACATAATCGAAGACATACGCAGTCGATCTAAATCATCATTGAGGACAATCGTTTTCCCCCGTTCTTCGGACAAGCGAATAATTAAAGCGGCGGAATACCTAAAGGAAAACAAACTCGCAAAACCGATTCTTATTCAAAATGAGGGAGCCGGGATTCCGGAAGGACTTGATTTCATAGATCCTGTTTCGGATGAAAATCTAAAAAAATATGCCCGCGCATTTTACGAACGAAGAAAGCACAAAGGCTTAACCGAAGCGGAAGCTATCGATGTGATCAAGGATCCGCTGTTTTTTGCTGCGGCCATGGTTGCCGCCGGAGATGCTGATGGATGCGTTGCCGGTTCCGTTTCCACAACCGGAGATGTATTGCGGGCAGCTATACAAACCATTGGTCTCAAGCCGGGCTCCAACGTTGTATCCAGTGTATTTCTCATGAGTTTTGATGATGGACGGGTGTTTACCTACGGAGACTGTGCTGTGGTTCCTTACCCTAATGCGGAACAGTTGGCCACTATTGCAATGGATTCGGCTCAAACTCACAAAAAAGTAACCGGTCAGGCGCCTCGGGTGTCCATGCTTTCCTTTTCAACAAAGGGCAGTGCCCAACATGAGCGCATTGACCTGGTTCGGGAAGCCCTGGAAATCGTGAAGTCTCACAATCTCGATTTTCCCATTGATGGCGAGCTACAATTTGACGCTTCCATCATCCCTGACATCGCTAAGCGAAAAGCCCCCGACTCTGAAGTAGCTGGAAAAGCGAATGTGTTCATCTTCCCAAACCTGGATGCCGGGAATATTTCCTATAAAATCACCGAACGATTGGCCGGTGCCACCGCTACTGGCCCTATTATTCAGGGACTGGCAAAACCCATGATGGATTTGTCGAGAGGATGCTCCTGGGAAGACATTGTGAATACTGCCTGTGTTTGTTCTTTGATGGGCAGTAATTAA
- the sufB gene encoding Fe-S cluster assembly protein SufB — translation MSETQALESMIGEEYKYGFSTDVEYEDFPKGLNEDIIRELSARKEEPEWMLEFRLKAYRAWTEMEEPDWFNATYEKPKFDSLQYYSAPKNKPKLDSLDEVDPKIRETYDKLGIPLEEQKQLAGVAVDAVFDSVSVFTSFKEKLAEAGVIFCSISEAIKEYPELVKKYMASVVPIRDNFYSALNSAVFSDGSFCYVPKDTVCPMELSTYFRINNMNSGQFERTLIICEDNSHVSYLEGCTAPMFDEHQLHAAVVELVAMENAEIKYSTIQNWYAGDEDGKGGIYNFVTKRGACRGDNSKISWTQLETGSAVTLKYPSVILQGDNSIGEFYSVAVTNKRQQADTGTKMIHLGKNTKSTIISKGISAGHSQNSYRGEVKISKKADGARNYSVCDSMLIGQTCGAHTFPYISSQNPTASVEHEASTSRVGEEQIFYLMQRGISEQDAISMIINGFVKEVLKELPLEFATEANALLDVKLEGSVG, via the coding sequence ATGAGCGAAACGCAAGCGTTAGAGTCAATGATTGGGGAAGAGTACAAGTATGGCTTTTCCACCGATGTTGAATACGAAGATTTTCCAAAGGGACTTAACGAAGATATCATCCGCGAACTCTCTGCTCGAAAAGAAGAGCCGGAGTGGATGCTTGAGTTCCGTTTGAAGGCTTACCGGGCATGGACTGAAATGGAAGAACCGGATTGGTTCAATGCAACCTATGAAAAGCCTAAATTCGATTCTCTTCAATATTATTCTGCTCCAAAGAATAAGCCCAAATTGGACAGTCTTGACGAAGTAGATCCAAAAATCCGCGAGACATATGATAAATTGGGAATTCCGCTGGAAGAACAGAAACAACTGGCCGGTGTAGCCGTTGACGCTGTGTTTGACAGTGTTTCCGTTTTCACCAGTTTCAAAGAAAAATTAGCCGAAGCCGGTGTAATTTTCTGCTCTATTTCAGAGGCCATCAAAGAATATCCTGAGTTGGTCAAAAAATACATGGCTTCTGTAGTGCCAATTCGAGATAATTTTTATTCAGCATTGAACTCAGCGGTATTTTCAGATGGATCTTTCTGCTATGTGCCGAAAGACACCGTGTGCCCAATGGAGCTTTCTACTTATTTTCGGATTAATAATATGAATTCCGGACAGTTCGAAAGAACCCTGATTATTTGTGAAGACAATAGTCATGTTAGTTACCTCGAAGGCTGTACAGCCCCTATGTTTGATGAGCATCAGCTACACGCAGCGGTTGTTGAATTGGTCGCAATGGAAAACGCTGAAATCAAGTATTCCACTATTCAAAACTGGTATGCCGGAGATGAAGATGGAAAAGGCGGTATTTATAATTTTGTGACTAAGCGAGGTGCTTGCCGCGGTGACAACTCCAAGATCAGCTGGACTCAGCTTGAAACCGGTTCAGCTGTAACGCTGAAATACCCAAGTGTGATTCTTCAGGGTGATAACTCCATCGGTGAATTTTACTCAGTAGCTGTAACCAACAAACGTCAGCAAGCTGATACCGGTACGAAAATGATTCACCTGGGTAAGAACACCAAGAGTACAATTATTTCGAAAGGTATTTCTGCCGGACATTCACAAAACAGCTACCGTGGGGAAGTTAAGATCTCCAAGAAAGCAGATGGTGCGCGTAATTATTCAGTGTGTGACTCGATGTTGATCGGGCAGACATGCGGTGCGCATACATTCCCGTATATCTCTTCTCAGAATCCTACTGCAAGTGTGGAGCACGAAGCTTCAACTTCTCGGGTAGGAGAAGAGCAGATTTTCTACCTGATGCAACGAGGTATTAGTGAGCAGGATGCCATTTCCATGATTATTAATGGATTTGTGAAAGAAGTACTGAAAGAACTCCCGCTTGAATTTGCTACCGAAGCAAACGCTTTGTTAGATGTTAAATTGGAAGGAAGTGTAGGGTAA
- the sufC gene encoding Fe-S cluster assembly ATPase SufC yields the protein MIKTTKNLNQKKEKNDNVLEIKNLHASVEGEEEQILKGVNLKINKGEIHAIMGPNGSGKSTLAKVVSGHPEYEVTEGEILFEGEDITEMDADERAHLGLFLAFQYPVEVPGITNKTLLRESYNTIARENGREELDPIEFEDYLKSRLEVIDMKDEFLERSINTGFSGGEKKKNEVFQMAVLNPKLAFMDETDSGLDIDALKIVSDGINKIAGPENGIVLITHYQRLLNYITPDYVHVMMGGKIVKSGDKNLALELEDQGYDWLEKEFSLNGEAQ from the coding sequence ATGATCAAAACGACAAAGAACTTAAATCAAAAAAAAGAAAAGAACGATAACGTGTTAGAGATTAAAAATTTACATGCCTCAGTAGAAGGCGAAGAAGAACAGATTCTGAAGGGTGTGAACCTGAAGATTAACAAAGGTGAAATCCATGCTATTATGGGACCGAACGGCAGCGGGAAGAGTACGCTGGCCAAAGTTGTTTCAGGTCACCCGGAGTATGAAGTAACCGAAGGTGAAATCCTATTTGAAGGAGAAGACATCACCGAAATGGATGCCGACGAACGAGCTCACCTTGGGCTGTTCTTAGCATTTCAGTATCCGGTTGAAGTTCCCGGGATCACCAACAAAACCCTTCTTCGTGAATCCTACAACACGATAGCCCGTGAAAACGGCCGTGAAGAACTTGACCCGATTGAATTTGAGGATTACCTGAAAAGTCGCCTCGAAGTCATCGATATGAAAGATGAATTCCTCGAGCGAAGCATCAACACCGGATTTTCTGGTGGAGAGAAGAAGAAGAATGAGGTATTCCAGATGGCCGTGCTGAATCCAAAGCTGGCTTTTATGGACGAAACCGATTCAGGTCTTGACATTGATGCGCTGAAAATCGTTTCTGACGGCATCAACAAAATTGCCGGACCGGAAAACGGAATTGTGCTGATTACTCACTACCAGCGTCTGCTGAATTACATCACCCCGGATTACGTCCATGTAATGATGGGTGGTAAAATCGTCAAATCAGGCGACAAGAATCTTGCTCTCGAGCTTGAAGACCAAGGTTACGACTGGTTAGAAAAAGAATTTTCCCTAAACGGAGAGGCTCAGTAA